One genomic region from Nostoc sphaeroides encodes:
- a CDS encoding DoxX family protein: MNENRNYISLKSKDVAIAYLLLRILIGVNYFNHGFTRIFNIPGFAEDTVKQLANSYFPEFLVRINSYLVPPIELIVGVLITLGLATRSALIVTFALMIILKLGVTSIQNWGAATSMLSYGIVLFILLAGSSFNIYSLDHWRKNKQNLADSRADREQNRVNFFRNNFWIKRRLQNHLFK; encoded by the coding sequence ATGAATGAAAATAGAAACTACATTAGTCTCAAATCAAAGGATGTTGCGATCGCCTATTTATTGCTGCGAATTCTCATCGGTGTGAATTACTTTAATCACGGATTTACTCGCATTTTTAACATCCCTGGATTCGCTGAAGATACTGTCAAACAACTAGCAAATTCTTATTTCCCAGAATTTCTGGTGAGAATCAATTCTTACTTAGTGCCCCCTATAGAGTTAATTGTGGGCGTGTTAATCACACTTGGGTTAGCAACCAGAAGCGCTTTGATTGTCACCTTTGCCCTGATGATTATTTTAAAGTTAGGGGTGACATCGATACAAAACTGGGGTGCAGCTACTTCTATGCTTTCTTATGGGATTGTGCTGTTTATTTTGCTTGCAGGTAGCAGCTTTAATATTTACTCCCTCGATCACTGGAGAAAAAATAAACAAAACCTTGCAGACTCAAGAGCGGATCGTGAACAAAATAGGGTCAACTTCTTTAGGAATAACTTTTGGATAAAACGTCGGCTACAGAATCATTTATTTAAGTAA
- a CDS encoding Alw26I/Eco31I/Esp3I family type II restriction endonuclease yields MADKSKYGSKGEVWHPKFIQYMEFIANHEVYAGMPDAFTDGDKIQWEAPSNRTSGKHKDTHRKRSEWWRKKAISIGIDPNPTKWISRTARQIHPTLKKPCKCCGKVMELRFVYPSNSLLQRLEKLGYIDENFPIEPFERITDVVTRLVEVFGDSVFSNIPQLLKTGAISPPNLEANLESWLNWIEREYIPQEPSVLSPGAMSNAPDRFDGFHSFNLCCRQKADKGRSKSNLMSYTTDRRVFEYWTEGDWIAANRLMGKIKSIFDKEYCLNGHPGPCSADHIGPLSLGFTHRPEFQLLCKSCNSAKNNRMSLREVVHLQGVEATGETVISWHTKALWNLRKRDVLDDETALRLSKLLRDNRHTLMSILQKINDAGYFTFLATFLELSYAERNVQFLNLRVEKHITQFDRINYTSRETKYVEEQKSRRCKVAFESLRDYFTKGNRNACVVSTEMINRKVKSILNLLQSSSSAIQLIDNQIAAILSSSSEIPINEGFRVVVSSLPATLPPNFMAAKSELTDVMGLVAVELSNKWKSERYIRGELNLDF; encoded by the coding sequence ATGGCAGATAAATCAAAGTATGGCAGCAAAGGGGAAGTTTGGCATCCTAAGTTTATTCAATACATGGAATTCATTGCTAACCATGAAGTCTACGCAGGAATGCCAGATGCATTTACTGATGGCGACAAGATCCAATGGGAGGCACCTTCAAACAGAACTTCTGGAAAACATAAAGACACTCATCGTAAGCGAAGTGAGTGGTGGCGTAAAAAAGCCATCTCAATAGGAATTGACCCAAACCCAACAAAGTGGATTAGCAGGACAGCAAGACAGATTCATCCAACTTTGAAGAAGCCTTGTAAATGTTGTGGAAAAGTGATGGAGTTACGGTTTGTTTATCCGTCTAACTCTCTACTGCAAAGGCTTGAAAAACTAGGTTACATTGATGAAAATTTTCCGATTGAGCCTTTTGAAAGAATTACAGACGTAGTAACTCGTTTAGTGGAGGTATTTGGAGATTCTGTCTTTTCCAATATTCCACAGCTTCTCAAAACAGGTGCAATATCACCACCAAATCTGGAAGCAAACTTAGAAAGCTGGCTCAATTGGATTGAAAGAGAATATATTCCACAAGAACCAAGTGTACTCAGCCCTGGTGCTATGTCAAATGCACCAGATCGCTTTGATGGGTTTCATTCATTTAACCTATGCTGTCGTCAAAAGGCTGACAAGGGACGTAGCAAATCGAACTTAATGTCATATACAACTGATCGCCGTGTCTTTGAGTACTGGACAGAGGGTGATTGGATTGCTGCAAATCGCTTAATGGGAAAAATTAAATCTATCTTTGATAAAGAGTATTGTCTTAATGGACATCCCGGCCCCTGTTCCGCAGATCATATTGGGCCTTTGTCATTGGGTTTTACCCACCGACCAGAGTTTCAACTCTTGTGCAAGTCATGTAACAGTGCAAAAAATAACCGTATGTCGCTTCGTGAAGTAGTTCATTTACAAGGAGTTGAAGCAACTGGTGAGACAGTAATATCATGGCACACCAAGGCTTTATGGAATTTACGAAAAAGGGATGTTCTAGATGATGAAACAGCCCTACGTTTGAGCAAATTGCTACGAGATAACCGTCATACTCTTATGAGTATTTTGCAAAAAATTAACGATGCGGGTTACTTTACCTTCTTAGCAACATTTCTTGAACTCAGTTACGCTGAACGTAATGTTCAGTTTCTCAATCTTCGAGTGGAAAAGCATATTACACAATTTGATCGGATCAACTATACATCTCGTGAAACAAAGTATGTAGAGGAGCAAAAATCCCGTCGTTGTAAGGTTGCATTTGAATCGTTACGAGACTACTTCACTAAAGGAAACCGTAATGCCTGTGTTGTATCCACAGAAATGATTAACAGGAAAGTTAAGTCTATTTTGAACTTACTACAAAGCTCCTCTTCTGCAATTCAATTAATTGATAATCAAATAGCAGCAATTTTGTCAAGTAGTAGTGAAATTCCTATCAATGAAGGATTTAGAGTAGTGGTTAGTAGTCTTCCTGCTACTCTTCCTCCAAACTTCATGGCTGCTAAATCAGAATTAACTGATGTCATGGGGTTAGTAGCAGTTGAACTAAGCAATAAATGGAAGAGTGAACGTTATATCAGAGGAGAGTTAAATCTCGATTTTTGA
- a CDS encoding Alw26I/Eco31I/Esp3I family type II restriction adenine-specific DNA-methyltransferase has protein sequence MNHFEILQSTPAAQVGDGRNNLLIKTTGKFYTPQFIGERLIDSVLTIATRLEREGELSVIDPFCGDGRLITWLIEHAQMFSSLMDRMWRIEVWDCDADAVKLAEHNIRHIANQIGLQYSLKALVKDSFTHVISRLSNQKNDDETCFDITVTNPPWEVVKPDRRDIEVLDEDTGSAYIDSLRKFSKNLEICFPLSMPRKMFSGWGVNLARVGLEVAVRLTKREGVIGIVSPASFFSDQNSELLRKWLLTNHAVKYIDYFPAETKLFNGVDQACVNITIQSKTSPQKIFLYKFDQALRFTEYHQELKLPETFLKANGYIVPISTNESQLVQLLRFSELPTLGSLQGNDEGELWTGRELDETGHKSYLSSQGYYAFLKGKMVERLTKASQSNFFINPENGLTIPPSVKYPRLVWRDVSRPTQKRRVQATIIPALWVTGNSLGVAHFRTDDQSKLHTLLGIMSSLPFEFQVRSMLSTAHVSVGVLRKTRIPLITSQFSAILVPLVEQRLAGNLAAEAKMEVVVAQAYGLNRKDLAEIMNSFPKLTTEERQTILEQPLWEES, from the coding sequence GTGAATCACTTTGAGATACTTCAGTCTACTCCTGCCGCTCAAGTGGGAGATGGACGTAACAATCTTTTAATAAAGACAACTGGCAAATTTTATACTCCACAGTTTATTGGTGAACGTCTGATTGATAGCGTTTTAACCATTGCGACTCGTCTAGAAAGGGAAGGAGAGCTATCTGTTATTGACCCGTTTTGTGGTGATGGGCGACTGATTACTTGGTTGATAGAACATGCTCAAATGTTTTCCAGTCTTATGGATCGAATGTGGCGGATTGAAGTATGGGACTGTGATGCAGATGCAGTTAAGTTAGCAGAACACAATATTCGACATATCGCTAATCAAATTGGATTACAGTACAGCCTAAAAGCTCTGGTTAAAGACAGCTTTACCCACGTAATATCACGCTTAAGTAATCAAAAAAATGATGATGAAACTTGCTTTGATATCACTGTTACTAATCCTCCTTGGGAAGTCGTGAAACCCGATCGACGTGATATTGAGGTACTGGATGAAGATACGGGGTCTGCTTATATTGACTCACTCAGAAAATTTTCAAAAAATTTAGAAATATGCTTCCCCTTATCGATGCCAAGAAAAATGTTTTCAGGATGGGGAGTCAATCTTGCCCGTGTTGGTCTGGAAGTGGCTGTTCGTCTAACCAAACGTGAAGGTGTTATAGGAATTGTTTCACCAGCCTCTTTCTTTAGTGACCAAAATTCCGAACTGTTGAGGAAGTGGTTATTAACTAATCATGCAGTTAAATATATTGACTACTTTCCAGCCGAAACTAAATTGTTTAATGGCGTTGATCAAGCTTGTGTGAATATTACCATTCAGTCCAAAACTTCCCCACAAAAGATTTTTTTATACAAATTTGATCAAGCATTGCGCTTTACTGAGTATCATCAAGAGCTTAAACTACCTGAAACCTTCTTGAAGGCAAATGGTTATATTGTTCCTATTTCAACCAATGAATCTCAACTTGTTCAACTATTACGCTTCTCCGAACTACCGACGCTTGGAAGTTTACAAGGCAACGACGAAGGAGAATTATGGACTGGTCGAGAGTTAGATGAAACAGGTCACAAAAGTTACCTATCTTCACAGGGCTATTACGCTTTTCTCAAAGGAAAAATGGTCGAGAGATTGACTAAAGCTAGTCAGTCTAATTTCTTTATCAATCCAGAAAATGGACTCACTATCCCTCCTTCGGTTAAGTATCCACGACTGGTCTGGCGGGATGTTAGTCGACCCACTCAAAAGCGACGAGTTCAAGCAACCATTATTCCTGCTCTATGGGTTACAGGTAACTCTCTAGGCGTTGCACATTTTAGGACAGATGATCAATCAAAACTCCATACCTTACTTGGCATCATGTCCTCGTTACCTTTTGAGTTTCAAGTTCGCTCTATGTTATCAACTGCTCATGTTTCTGTAGGCGTTCTGCGTAAAACTCGTATACCCTTAATCACTTCTCAATTTTCTGCAATTTTGGTTCCCCTCGTTGAACAGAGACTCGCTGGAAACCTAGCAGCAGAAGCCAAAATGGAGGTTGTTGTTGCTCAAGCATACGGTCTGAATCGCAAAGACCTTGCTGAGATTATGAACTCATTTCCCAAGCTCACTACTGAAGAACGTCAAACTATACTTGAACAACCACTCTGGGAGGAGTCGTGA
- the ribD gene encoding bifunctional diaminohydroxyphosphoribosylaminopyrimidine deaminase/5-amino-6-(5-phosphoribosylamino)uracil reductase RibD, with translation MHLVEPAVGLNSPPKEKIGSDFDSRMMLRCLELARRALGRTSPNPLVGAVIVKDGEIVGEGFHPRAGEPHAEVFALRAAGVGAASPQENRARGATIYVSLEPCNHYGRTPPCSEGLIQAGVAKVVVGMVDPNPLVAGGGIARLRAAGIEVLVGVEESACHQLNEAFVHRILYKRPLGILKYAMTLDGKIATTSGHSAWVTSQEARSEVHQLRAACDAIIVGGNTVRQDNPYLTTRQVEAHNPLRVVMSRHLNLPENAHLWQTADAPTLVLTEKGANPDFQELLLKQGVEVVELTSLTPDKAMAYLYERGFCSVLWECGGTLAASAIAQGAVQKVLAFIAPKIIGGSIAPTPVGDLGFTTMTEALSLERVRWRVVGSDCLVEGYFPQKPIVINT, from the coding sequence ATACATCTAGTGGAGCCAGCAGTTGGATTGAATTCACCACCAAAGGAAAAGATCGGAAGTGACTTTGACTCTCGCATGATGCTGCGGTGTTTGGAACTTGCTCGCCGCGCTTTAGGACGGACTTCGCCAAATCCGCTAGTAGGAGCGGTGATTGTCAAGGATGGCGAGATTGTGGGCGAAGGGTTTCATCCTCGTGCAGGTGAGCCTCATGCAGAAGTGTTTGCCTTGAGAGCAGCAGGCGTTGGCGCAGCCTCTCCCCAGGAGAATCGCGCTCGTGGTGCAACAATCTATGTGTCACTAGAACCTTGCAATCACTATGGGCGTACTCCCCCGTGCTCGGAAGGATTGATCCAAGCAGGGGTGGCAAAAGTAGTAGTGGGTATGGTTGATCCCAATCCACTAGTCGCTGGAGGTGGTATTGCCCGTTTACGTGCGGCGGGGATCGAGGTATTGGTAGGAGTAGAAGAATCAGCTTGTCATCAGCTAAATGAAGCTTTTGTGCATCGCATTCTCTACAAACGACCTTTGGGAATTTTAAAATATGCCATGACTTTAGACGGCAAAATTGCTACTACCTCTGGTCATAGCGCCTGGGTAACAAGCCAAGAAGCCCGCAGTGAAGTACATCAACTGCGGGCGGCTTGCGATGCAATAATTGTCGGCGGTAATACAGTTCGACAAGATAATCCTTACTTAACCACCCGTCAGGTGGAAGCACATAATCCCCTGCGGGTGGTAATGAGTCGCCATCTCAACTTACCGGAAAATGCCCATCTGTGGCAAACTGCGGATGCTCCAACTTTGGTGTTGACAGAGAAGGGTGCCAATCCCGACTTCCAAGAACTGTTGCTCAAGCAGGGAGTGGAGGTGGTGGAATTAACATCACTTACACCAGATAAGGCAATGGCGTATTTGTATGAGCGCGGTTTTTGTAGCGTCTTGTGGGAATGTGGTGGAACCTTAGCTGCTAGTGCGATCGCTCAAGGAGCAGTACAAAAAGTTTTGGCATTTATTGCCCCAAAAATCATTGGTGGTAGCATTGCTCCCACACCTGTGGGCGATTTAGGTTTTACTACCATGACTGAGGCGTTGTCTCTAGAACGTGTTCGTTGGCGTGTAGTCGGCTCTGACTGCTTAGTGGAAGGTTATTTTCCCCAAAAACCAATAGTAATTAACACTTGA
- a CDS encoding helix-turn-helix domain-containing protein, giving the protein MTDSELITVSEASALSGYTPQHIRLLIRQGSVSGRRAGGIWLIEASSLRTYIDNVPKPGPKPDKPFT; this is encoded by the coding sequence ATGACGGACTCTGAGCTAATTACTGTTTCGGAGGCTTCTGCACTATCTGGTTATACACCTCAGCATATTAGGCTGCTGATCCGGCAAGGATCAGTTAGCGGTCGACGGGCTGGAGGAATTTGGCTAATTGAAGCTTCTAGTCTGCGAACTTACATAGATAATGTTCCTAAACCAGGCCCTAAGCCTGATAAACCATTTACTTGA
- the dcm gene encoding DNA (cytosine-5-)-methyltransferase, protein MIQNHYSPKLSKLDLSMVVHIPPGGNWKNIPTSIPSQRLAQIRESYAKGEGSRSTYYGRLRPDTPAYTINTYFGRPGNGCHLHHDYAGGQHRVISQREAARLQSFPDSFGFLGSRSAVSTQIGNAVPPLLAYQIALHLGMPGIFIDLFSGAGGLALGFKWAGWQPVVANDIMPIALETYARNIDRSVVLGDIRDPEVFSNIISVAKTARRINPNLKLFVLGGPPCQGFSTAGKARTMSDERNSLFKNYQQIIEAIEPDGFVFENVMGLLNMERGYVFEQIKSALSSVTHQLSIWKLDASDYGVPQRRKRIILVGRQQESNSIPPPPPVCEATGSYLLGLAPVVTVSEALDDLPPLKSAQDGENLDYITPPVTDYQCFMRNVISPMQYLQKLHYPQVISL, encoded by the coding sequence GTGATTCAAAATCACTATTCGCCAAAACTCAGTAAGCTTGATTTATCTATGGTTGTGCATATTCCTCCTGGAGGCAATTGGAAGAATATCCCAACCTCTATTCCTTCCCAACGATTGGCTCAAATTAGAGAAAGTTATGCCAAGGGTGAGGGAAGCCGGTCTACTTACTATGGCCGACTCCGCCCCGATACGCCTGCTTACACAATTAACACCTATTTTGGCCGTCCCGGAAATGGCTGTCACCTTCACCATGATTATGCTGGAGGGCAGCATCGTGTAATTAGCCAAAGAGAGGCAGCAAGACTCCAAAGCTTTCCAGATAGCTTCGGCTTCTTGGGTTCACGTAGCGCAGTTAGCACACAAATTGGTAATGCTGTTCCACCACTTTTGGCTTACCAGATTGCTCTGCATTTAGGTATGCCTGGAATTTTCATTGATCTTTTTTCGGGCGCAGGTGGTTTAGCGTTAGGATTCAAGTGGGCTGGTTGGCAACCAGTGGTAGCAAATGACATTATGCCTATAGCTTTGGAAACCTATGCCAGGAATATTGACCGTTCTGTAGTCCTTGGAGACATTCGCGATCCTGAAGTTTTTTCAAACATCATATCAGTCGCTAAGACAGCTAGACGGATTAATCCAAATCTAAAACTTTTTGTGTTGGGTGGCCCCCCTTGCCAGGGATTTTCTACAGCAGGCAAGGCTCGAACTATGAGTGATGAACGTAATTCTTTATTCAAGAACTATCAACAAATTATCGAGGCAATTGAACCAGACGGCTTTGTTTTTGAAAATGTAATGGGATTATTAAACATGGAGCGTGGATATGTTTTTGAGCAAATTAAATCCGCTCTTAGTTCAGTCACTCACCAACTGTCAATCTGGAAACTTGATGCTTCAGATTATGGAGTTCCGCAACGACGTAAGCGGATTATTCTAGTAGGACGGCAGCAAGAATCGAATAGTATTCCGCCGCCTCCACCAGTATGCGAAGCAACTGGAAGTTATCTTCTAGGGCTTGCACCAGTAGTTACTGTTTCAGAAGCTCTAGATGATCTACCACCCTTAAAGTCTGCTCAAGATGGAGAAAATCTTGACTACATCACACCACCAGTGACGGATTATCAGTGTTTCATGAGAAATGTAATCTCGCCAATGCAATATCTTCAAAAGCTTCACTATCCACAAGTCATTTCTCTGTAG
- a CDS encoding serine/threonine protein kinase, which translates to MTLTLLNNRYQVIQVIGAGGFGETFLAEDVHMPSRRRCVIKQLKPITNNDPQAYQLIQQRFEREAATLEFLGESSNQIPKLYAYFSESGQFYLVQEWIHGQTLTQIVEAKGFESETAVRQILLSLLLVLDYVHSKGIIHRDIKPENIILRSVDGKPVLIDFGAVKETIRSVVSSPGYPTRSLVIGTPGYMPSEQAVGRPVYATDIYSLGLTAIYLLTGKHPQELPTDLKTGEILWQDHAPHVSSQLAGVLNQAIKPHAGDRYSTASKMLHALQSATNIPPELAANTPTVSFSPTTSRQTQPLYSPQKNSALAPSSRSGNWQKPAVILGSLLIGGLLSAVAISNMTRQQQPETTIATSSTPSPESLPTPASTEPPVSSQISPVPVVPDSQPKRRVIPDPLPTFNPPVVSTPQPEKEPVISDTPAPVVSTTQPELENEAMPALGNASPVPTPEIRSTPQKKPRSKLAATTSKQSVPAFPTGTPRNIVEATLGKPNRDLRGAWGNTRAVVYKLVPDKIDLGYLFDRNSKVLRQTEVSFADSVDSQVMETTLNGMLDGQGTEDIKQGLKQVQQRQSDNFRFNNGSVKGQIIRQQCNFIYISIWDENLHDFVSPSTAKRC; encoded by the coding sequence ATGACTTTAACCCTGCTAAACAATCGCTATCAAGTTATCCAGGTAATCGGCGCTGGTGGGTTTGGCGAAACCTTTCTGGCAGAAGATGTCCACATGCCTTCTCGCCGTCGCTGTGTAATCAAGCAACTAAAGCCGATAACCAATAATGATCCGCAAGCCTACCAACTTATTCAGCAACGGTTTGAACGGGAAGCAGCAACCTTGGAGTTTTTGGGTGAAAGTAGTAACCAAATTCCGAAACTCTACGCCTACTTTTCTGAGAGCGGGCAATTTTACCTCGTTCAAGAATGGATTCACGGGCAAACCTTGACACAAATTGTCGAAGCCAAAGGATTTGAGAGTGAAACTGCTGTTCGGCAAATTCTCTTGAGTCTGCTTTTAGTTTTAGATTATGTCCACAGCAAAGGCATTATTCACCGGGATATCAAGCCTGAGAATATTATTCTCCGTTCTGTTGATGGCAAGCCAGTTTTGATTGATTTTGGTGCAGTCAAAGAAACAATCCGTTCAGTGGTGAGTTCTCCAGGATACCCCACGCGATCACTTGTCATTGGTACGCCTGGTTATATGCCTAGCGAACAAGCCGTTGGCCGTCCAGTTTACGCCACTGATATCTACAGTTTAGGTTTAACGGCAATTTATCTGCTGACTGGCAAACACCCGCAAGAATTACCAACTGATCTCAAAACTGGGGAAATACTTTGGCAAGATCACGCCCCTCATGTCTCTTCCCAATTGGCTGGGGTACTCAATCAAGCAATTAAGCCTCATGCTGGCGATCGCTACAGCACTGCCAGTAAAATGCTACATGCCTTGCAGTCTGCTACTAATATACCTCCTGAGTTAGCTGCAAATACTCCCACAGTTAGTTTTTCTCCCACGACATCCAGACAAACTCAGCCATTGTATTCTCCGCAAAAAAATTCTGCGTTAGCGCCATCTTCCAGGAGTGGAAACTGGCAAAAACCTGCTGTGATTCTTGGTAGTTTGCTTATAGGCGGCTTGCTTAGTGCAGTAGCAATTTCTAACATGACTCGTCAGCAACAACCAGAAACAACTATTGCCACAAGTTCCACCCCATCGCCAGAATCTTTGCCCACTCCTGCATCTACTGAACCGCCTGTTTCTTCCCAAATTTCTCCAGTCCCAGTTGTACCGGACTCACAACCAAAACGGCGAGTAATTCCCGATCCTTTGCCTACCTTTAATCCCCCAGTTGTATCCACACCACAGCCAGAAAAGGAACCTGTAATTTCAGATACTCCAGCGCCAGTAGTATCCACAACACAGCCAGAACTAGAGAATGAGGCAATGCCTGCTTTGGGCAATGCCAGCCCAGTTCCCACACCAGAAATACGTTCCACGCCACAGAAGAAGCCGCGTAGTAAATTAGCTGCCACTACCAGCAAGCAAAGCGTTCCCGCATTCCCTACAGGTACACCAAGAAACATCGTAGAAGCTACCCTCGGCAAACCAAATCGAGATTTAAGAGGCGCATGGGGTAATACCCGTGCTGTCGTTTACAAACTAGTGCCAGACAAAATTGACCTTGGCTACTTATTTGATCGTAATTCTAAAGTGCTGCGTCAAACTGAGGTATCTTTTGCCGATTCGGTAGACTCGCAGGTAATGGAGACTACCTTGAATGGAATGTTAGATGGGCAAGGCACTGAAGATATAAAGCAGGGACTCAAACAAGTACAACAGCGTCAATCTGATAATTTTCGTTTTAATAATGGCTCAGTCAAGGGTCAGATTATCCGCCAACAATGTAATTTTATTTACATCAGCATTTGGGATGAAAATTTACATGATTTTGTGAGTCCATCTACAGCCAAAAGGTGTTAA
- a CDS encoding NAD(P)/FAD-dependent oxidoreductase, with product MNSRRVVIVGAGFGGLQAAQSLADSGADVLLIDRNNYHTFVPLLYQVATGQLEPEYIAYPIRTILRRFSFLRNKSKVQFLMAEVEQIDFSGQTVETDSCVITYDFLVLATGSQTQFLGVPGALEYAFSMRTLEEAIAIRNQIYSCFEGAIQESDSSRRQQLLTFSIVGGGATGVEVAGAFVEMLRGHLRRDYPTLWQQVRLILVQSGDRLLADLPKKLGTYTYKRLHQLGVEVYLLSKVTRVTFESLHLQNDEIIPTATVIWTAGLEANYPTTSEEVSSANKGKLLVHPTLQLLEQPNIYAIGDLAYMEQHGKPLTGVAPEALQQGVAVARNIQRQFRGKSPEPFSYFNKGRLAIIGCYSGVGKIGAFAFTGCLAWLMWLGVHLVYLPGYRSRLLVLLTWLHTYLLRDRSVRLILSMKER from the coding sequence ATGAACAGTCGCCGCGTTGTCATTGTTGGCGCTGGATTTGGTGGGTTGCAAGCTGCCCAATCTTTAGCTGATTCTGGTGCAGATGTATTGTTAATTGATCGCAACAACTATCACACCTTTGTCCCGTTGTTGTATCAGGTTGCGACAGGTCAATTGGAACCTGAGTACATTGCTTACCCTATCCGCACGATATTACGGCGATTCTCTTTCCTGCGGAATAAGTCTAAGGTTCAGTTTTTGATGGCTGAGGTTGAGCAAATTGATTTTTCGGGGCAAACTGTTGAAACAGATAGTTGTGTAATTACCTATGACTTTCTTGTGCTGGCAACTGGCAGCCAAACCCAGTTTTTAGGAGTTCCTGGAGCTTTAGAATATGCTTTCTCGATGAGAACATTAGAAGAAGCAATAGCAATCCGAAATCAAATTTACTCTTGTTTTGAGGGAGCAATCCAGGAATCTGATTCATCACGACGCCAACAACTGCTGACGTTTAGCATTGTCGGCGGTGGGGCAACGGGTGTTGAGGTTGCAGGTGCTTTCGTTGAAATGCTTCGAGGCCACTTGCGTCGAGATTATCCGACACTTTGGCAGCAAGTAAGGTTGATTCTCGTGCAATCTGGCGATCGCCTATTGGCCGATTTGCCAAAGAAGTTGGGAACTTACACCTACAAAAGATTACATCAGCTAGGAGTGGAGGTTTATCTGCTTTCCAAAGTGACTAGAGTGACTTTTGAATCTTTACATCTGCAAAACGATGAGATAATTCCAACTGCAACCGTCATTTGGACTGCGGGGTTAGAGGCAAATTATCCCACAACATCAGAGGAGGTATCTTCAGCAAATAAAGGAAAGTTACTTGTTCATCCCACCCTACAATTGCTAGAGCAACCCAATATTTATGCCATCGGGGATCTGGCATATATGGAACAGCATGGTAAACCATTAACTGGGGTTGCACCAGAGGCACTTCAGCAGGGTGTTGCTGTAGCCCGAAATATTCAGCGGCAATTTCGAGGTAAATCACCAGAGCCTTTTAGCTATTTCAACAAGGGAAGATTAGCGATTATTGGCTGTTATTCAGGTGTGGGAAAAATTGGCGCATTTGCCTTTACAGGATGCTTGGCTTGGCTGATGTGGCTAGGAGTTCATTTAGTATATCTTCCTGGCTATCGCAGTCGTTTGCTAGTATTGCTTACTTGGCTTCACACTTACTTATTACGCGATCGCTCAGTTCGCTTAATTTTGTCTATGAAAGAACGTTAG